In Scyliorhinus torazame isolate Kashiwa2021f chromosome 18, sScyTor2.1, whole genome shotgun sequence, the following are encoded in one genomic region:
- the LOC140395581 gene encoding uncharacterized protein, which yields MTAIVKPFPLNPSGKPYQQEFTPELDDQFCKDDFCNLKPGGKYLQLVANNVNTHRGTLTSLGKGLAIIIGTLDDTAYWGRPDMLQCWEELYLPEKMEMVVLGTIDGYPCLAAGMQLVILAGKDGSVFAYEEEVLHKVATNLQQLFTEGVTFPGTKIYEYGKGFRPKTNEEYLTALREAGLEKISEDTRKFITKNAAEMKQLIDDLDFL from the exons ATGACTGCTATTGTGAAACCATTTCCTTTGAATCCTTCTGGGAAACCATACCA GCAGGAATTCACACCAGAATTAGATGATCAGTTTTGCAAAGATGACTTCTGCAATCTGAAACCAG GTGGAAAGTATCTACAACTGGTAGCAAACAATGTGAATACCCACAGAGGAACGCTTACATCACTCGGTAAAGGCTTGGCAATTATAATTGGAACCCTGGATGATACAGCTTATTGGGGAAGGCCTGACATGCTTCAATGTTGGGAAGAACTCTACTTGCCTGAGAAAATGGAGATGGTGGTCCTGGGTACCATTGATGGTTATCCATGCCTCGCTGCAGGAATGCAACTTGTCATTCTTGCTGGAAAGGATGGTTCAGTATTTGCCTATGAAGAGGAAGTATTGCACAAAGTTGCCACAAATTTACAGCAGCTCTTCACAGAAGGTGTAACATTTCCTGGAACTAAAATCTATGAATATGGCAAAGGTTTCAGGCCAAAG ACCAATGAAGAATACCTGACAGCCTTGAGGGAAGCAGGGTTGGAAAAGATTTCTGAAGACACAAGAAAGTTCATTACCAAGAATGCAGCTGAAATGAAACAACTGATCGATGATTTGGATTTCTTGTAA